GGCCGGCCCGAGAAGCGCAAGATCCTCTCCCGCCGCTGGGCCTTCCACGGCGCCACCCGCGCCGCCGGCAGCGCCACCGGCATCCTCGCCTACCACGCGCTGATCGAGCAGGACGCCGCGCACGCCTACTTCGCTCCGCCCTACTGCTACCGCTGCGAGTTCGGCCGCACCCGCCCGGACTGCGGCGTGCCGTGCGCGCACGATCTCGAGGCGACCATCCAACGCGAGGGCGCCGACACCATCGCGGCGCTGATCATCGAGCCGGTGATGGGCACCGGCGGCGTCCTGGTCCCCCCGCCCGACTACTTCGCGCCGATCCAGGAGATCTGCCGCCGGCACGACGTCCTGCTCATCCTCGACGAGGTGGTCACCGGCTTCGGCCGCATGGGGGAGTGGTTCGGCATGCAGCTCTGGGACATCCACCCCGACATGGTGTCCTTCGCCAAGGGCCTCTCGTCCGGCTATCTGCCGCTGTCGGCGTCGGTGATCACCGACCGCGTCTACCGCACCATCCGCGACGAGATGCCGGACGGCCTGCCGATGATGTTCGGCCTCACCTACAACAACCATCCGACGTGCTGCGCCGCCGCCCTCGCCAACCTCGACATCATCGAGGGCGAGGAGCTGGTCGAGAACGCGCGCGTCGTCGGCGCCTACCTGCTCGACCGGTTGCGCGACGCCTTCGGCCGCTCGCCGATCGTCGGCGAGATCCGCGGCCAGGGCCTGCTGGCGGCGATCGAGGTGGTGCGCGACCAGGCGACCAAGGAGCCGTTCCCCAACTTCGAGGATCCGCACGACATCGTGCACGACGCCTACCAGCGCGGCCTCATCGCCCGCGCCATGTTCCAGTGCGTCGCCCTGTCGCCGCCGTTGATCAGCACCCGCGCCGACGTCGACCGCATGGTCGGCATCCTGCAATCGGTGTGGCCGGCCGCCGAACGGCGGGTCCTGGAGGCGGCGGCCTGACCACCGCGGGCGGCGTCACGCCCGCAGGGGATCGATCACCTCGAGGAACGGAAAGCGGTGGAAATCGGTATCGCGCGTGTAGATGGTCCGGATCCCGTGCTCGCGCATCAGCACCGCCGTGTGCGCGTCGTGCAGCAGGTTGCCGCTGAGCAGCGGCACGTCGGCCATGGTCTGCAGCACGAGCGCCGCATGACGCGAGGTCTCGCTCAGGATGTGCAGCGACGGCGACGCCAGCAGCGCCTCGACGAAGCGCCACCCCTCGGCCGCCGTCCACGGCCGCGCGAAGACGCGCCGATGCGTGACCACCCGCAGGAACTCGTAGAGGATCCCCCACGTCAGGCACCACGGCGTCGGCGCCGCGCGCCAGCCGTCGAGCAGCGCGCGACAGCG
This is a stretch of genomic DNA from bacterium. It encodes these proteins:
- a CDS encoding aspartate aminotransferase family protein → MPRSAAEIAELLRLDRAHVIHPITEFKKHEADGAQLVVGGQGIELELADGRRVIDGFSGLFNINVGHGRGEIADAVQAQMRQLAYYPSFWDFGNEPATRLAERLVGLLPADRQLTHVLFNSGGSEANEANFKFARLYHAVRGRPEKRKILSRRWAFHGATRAAGSATGILAYHALIEQDAAHAYFAPPYCYRCEFGRTRPDCGVPCAHDLEATIQREGADTIAALIIEPVMGTGGVLVPPPDYFAPIQEICRRHDVLLILDEVVTGFGRMGEWFGMQLWDIHPDMVSFAKGLSSGYLPLSASVITDRVYRTIRDEMPDGLPMMFGLTYNNHPTCCAAALANLDIIEGEELVENARVVGAYLLDRLRDAFGRSPIVGEIRGQGLLAAIEVVRDQATKEPFPNFEDPHDIVHDAYQRGLIARAMFQCVALSPPLISTRADVDRMVGILQSVWPAAERRVLEAAA
- a CDS encoding PIN domain-containing protein, giving the protein MLLADTNVLVYAANRGMPEHARCRALLDGWRAAPTPWCLTWGILYEFLRVVTHRRVFARPWTAAEGWRFVEALLASPSLHILSETSRHAALVLQTMADVPLLSGNLLHDAHTAVLMREHGIRTIYTRDTDFHRFPFLEVIDPLRA